A single region of the Cynocephalus volans isolate mCynVol1 chromosome 12, mCynVol1.pri, whole genome shotgun sequence genome encodes:
- the RAB3IP gene encoding rab-3A-interacting protein isoform X3, with protein sequence MANDPLEGFHEVNLASPTSPDLLDVYESGTQEQTTSPGVIYRPHPSALCSAPIQANALDVSDLPTQPVYSSPRRLNCAEISNISIHVTDPTPCSTSGVTTGLTKLTTRKDNCNAEREFLQGATITEACDGSDDIFGLSTDSLSRLRSPSVLEVREKGYERLKEELAKAQRELKLKDEECERLSKVRDQLGQELEELTASLFEEAHKMVREANVKQATAEKQLKEAQGKIDVLQAEVAALKTLVLSSSPTSPTQEPLPGGKTPFKKGHTRNKSTSSAMGVSHQDLSVIQPIVKDCKEADLSLYNEFRSWKDEPTMDRTCPFLDKIYQEDIFPCLTFSKSELASAVLEAVENNTLSIEPVGLQPVRFVKASAVECGGPKKCALTGQSKSCKHRIKLGDSSNYYYISPFCRYRITSVCNFFTYIRYIQQGLVKQQDVDQMFWEVMQLRKEMSLAKLGYFKEEL encoded by the exons ATGGCTAATGACCCCTTGGAAGGCTTCCATGAGGTAAACCTTGCTTCACCTACTTCTCCGGACCTTCTTGATGTGTATGAATCAGGAACTCAAGAGCAGACTACCTCACCAGGTGTCATTTACCGGCCACATCCTTCAGCTTTATGCTCTGCCCCTATCCAAGCTAATGCGTTAGATGTTTCTGACCTTCCTACACAACCTGTATATTCATCTCCTAGACGTTTAAATTGTGCGGAAATATCTAATATCAG CATTCATGTTACAGACCCAACACCTTGTTCTACCTCTGGAGTCACAACTGGGTTAACTAAATTAACTACAAGAAAGGACAACTGTAATGCAGAGAGGGAGTTTTTACAGGGTGCTACTATAACAGAGGCTTGTGATGGCAGTGATGATATTTTTGGGTTGAGTACCGATAGTCTCTCCCGTTTACGAAGCCCATCTGTTTTGGAAGTTAGAGAAAAGGGCTATGAAAGATTAAAAGAAGAACTTGCGAAAGCTCAGAgg GAACTGAAGTTAAAAGATGAAGAATGTGAGAGGCTTTCAAAAGTGCGAGATCAACTTGGACAGGAATTGGAAGAACTCACAGCTAGTCTATTTGAG GAAGCCCATAAGATGGTAAGAGAAGCAAATGTCAAGCAGGCAACAGCAGAAAAACAGCTAAAAGAAGCACAAGGAAAA atTGACGTACTTCAAGCTGAAGTAGCTGCACTGAAGACACTTGTATTGTCCAGTTCTCCAACATCACCTACGCAAGAGCCCCTGCCAGGTGGAAAGACACCTTTTAAAAAAGGGCATACAAGAAATAAAAGCACAAGCAGTGCTATGGGTGTCAGTCATCAGGACCTCAGTGTGATACAGCCAATTGTAAAAGACTGCAAAGAG GCTGATTTATCTTTGTATAATGAATTCAGATCTTGGAAGGATGAGCCCACCATGGACAGAACATGTCCTTTCTTAGACAAAATCTATCAGGAAGATATATTTCCATGTTTAACATTCTCAAAAAGTGag TTGGCTTCAGCTGTTCTGGAGGCTGTGGAAAACAATACTCTAAGCATTGAACCTGTGGGATTGCAACCTGTTCGATTTGTGAAAGCTTCTGCAGTCGAATGTGGAGGACCAAA aaaatgtgCTCTTACTGGCCAGAGTAAGTCCTGTAAACACAGAATTAAATTAGGGGACTCAAGcaactattattatatttctcctttttgtagGTACAGG ATCACTTCTGTATGTAACTTTTTTACATACATACGATATATTCAGCAGGGACTTGTGAAACAGCAGGATG
- the RAB3IP gene encoding rab-3A-interacting protein isoform X2 has protein sequence MANDPLEGFHEVNLASPTSPDLLDVYESGTQEQTTSPGVIYRPHPSALCSAPIQANALDVSDLPTQPVYSSPRRLNCAEISNISIHVTDPTPCSTSGVTTGLTKLTTRKDNCNAEREFLQGATITEACDGSDDIFGLSTDSLSRLRSPSVLEVREKGYERLKEELAKAQRELKLKDEECERLSKVRDQLGQELEELTASLFEEAHKMVREANVKQATAEKQLKEAQGKIDVLQAEVAALKTLVLSSSPTSPTQEPLPGGKTPFKKGHTRNKSTSSAMGVSHQDLSVIQPIVKDCKEGFFTSILYLADLGVSAGNLADLSLYNEFRSWKDEPTMDRTCPFLDKIYQEDIFPCLTFSKSELASAVLEAVENNTLSIEPVGLQPVRFVKASAVECGGPKKCALTGQSKSCKHRIKLGDSSNYYYISPFCRYRITSVCNFFTYIRYIQQGLVKQQDVDQMFWEVMQLRKEMSLAKLGYFKEEL, from the exons ATGGCTAATGACCCCTTGGAAGGCTTCCATGAGGTAAACCTTGCTTCACCTACTTCTCCGGACCTTCTTGATGTGTATGAATCAGGAACTCAAGAGCAGACTACCTCACCAGGTGTCATTTACCGGCCACATCCTTCAGCTTTATGCTCTGCCCCTATCCAAGCTAATGCGTTAGATGTTTCTGACCTTCCTACACAACCTGTATATTCATCTCCTAGACGTTTAAATTGTGCGGAAATATCTAATATCAG CATTCATGTTACAGACCCAACACCTTGTTCTACCTCTGGAGTCACAACTGGGTTAACTAAATTAACTACAAGAAAGGACAACTGTAATGCAGAGAGGGAGTTTTTACAGGGTGCTACTATAACAGAGGCTTGTGATGGCAGTGATGATATTTTTGGGTTGAGTACCGATAGTCTCTCCCGTTTACGAAGCCCATCTGTTTTGGAAGTTAGAGAAAAGGGCTATGAAAGATTAAAAGAAGAACTTGCGAAAGCTCAGAgg GAACTGAAGTTAAAAGATGAAGAATGTGAGAGGCTTTCAAAAGTGCGAGATCAACTTGGACAGGAATTGGAAGAACTCACAGCTAGTCTATTTGAG GAAGCCCATAAGATGGTAAGAGAAGCAAATGTCAAGCAGGCAACAGCAGAAAAACAGCTAAAAGAAGCACAAGGAAAA atTGACGTACTTCAAGCTGAAGTAGCTGCACTGAAGACACTTGTATTGTCCAGTTCTCCAACATCACCTACGCAAGAGCCCCTGCCAGGTGGAAAGACACCTTTTAAAAAAGGGCATACAAGAAATAAAAGCACAAGCAGTGCTATGGGTGTCAGTCATCAGGACCTCAGTGTGATACAGCCAATTGTAAAAGACTGCAAAGAG GGATTCTTCACTTCCATTCTCTACCTGGCTGACCTTGGAGTATCTGCTGGAAACTTG GCTGATTTATCTTTGTATAATGAATTCAGATCTTGGAAGGATGAGCCCACCATGGACAGAACATGTCCTTTCTTAGACAAAATCTATCAGGAAGATATATTTCCATGTTTAACATTCTCAAAAAGTGag TTGGCTTCAGCTGTTCTGGAGGCTGTGGAAAACAATACTCTAAGCATTGAACCTGTGGGATTGCAACCTGTTCGATTTGTGAAAGCTTCTGCAGTCGAATGTGGAGGACCAAA aaaatgtgCTCTTACTGGCCAGAGTAAGTCCTGTAAACACAGAATTAAATTAGGGGACTCAAGcaactattattatatttctcctttttgtagGTACAGG ATCACTTCTGTATGTAACTTTTTTACATACATACGATATATTCAGCAGGGACTTGTGAAACAGCAGGATG